Sequence from the Egibacter rhizosphaerae genome:
CCTGCTCGCTGGCGGACTCGTGGCCGAGGAACCGGCCAATGCTGTCGACCAGGCGCTCGAGCGCCGCGCGATCCACCCGATCGGCCCGCCCGAAGTTGTACAGGATCCGAGCCCGCGGGGTGCCCGACTCCGGATCGCGCTCGTTGTGGGCCAGCGCCAGGTACGACACCACCGACCCGTCGCGGTTGCGCCGCTTGGTCTCCCGCAAGTACATGCCTACCAAGCTAGCCGACACACACACGCCAACACGACAACCACCACAGGGTCGTGTGTCTACACGACAGCGAGCGTCGCGACTGACCTCAACGCCATGACCAGGCATGTTGCGGCGCAGACACCGCGAATCTGCCTACGAGCTGCGGAAGTCAGGCCTGACGCGCGTCCTGATTGCGGTCCTTGCCGGGCAGGGTGGAACTCGGTTGAGCTCGGTCGCCCGAACGTTCTGTAGCCGGCCGCGGCTGGGCATCGCGGCCCAGCCGGGATGCCGGTCCAGTCACAAGCTGTGTAGCCGCTGTGCCACTGTGGGAGGCGTTGTTGCGTCCGGTAGGGACGAGCGGAGACACTCCGCTCCTCCCCCAGTGGGCCAGGTGAGGTCGGCGAACGGCCCTTTCAGAAGTTCGCTGGGATGCGCAGGACCTGTCCCGGATGAATGAGGTCAGGATCAGCGAGGATGTCTCGGTTGGCCTCAAAGATGGGCTCCCCTCCGCTGCCAGCGTAGAGCTGCTCGGAGGCTGCGATACCGGAAAGGGTGTCGCCCGGTTGGACTACGTAGAGCATGTAGCTGCGATAGTCGGAAATGATCGCCGGGCCAAAGAACACTGGAACGGAGATGCGCGACTCCGGTTCGTCCTTGCCAGTGCTCGGGGCTACTTCGACCACCCCGCGAGGAGCCGGAAGATCATCGGGCAAGTTGACCGTTTCTTGCCACGCTGAGATGAGGTTGCTGGCGGTGGTGAAGGTTTCGACTAGAACCTTGCCATCACCGTCAAGCACACGGATATCGATAGTGGCTTCAAAACCGCCGCCCATCCCGGCCACGAGTAACGGGCTATCTACCAGATCATTCGGTTGAGGCTGATCGACTCGAAATGATGAGCGGGACATGGAATGTCTCCTGCCTCCGTCGTGCCGCCGAGGGCTCTGAGTTTCCTCGGACACGGTGAGCAGTCATTTGACCGAACGAACCCCAGCAGCGTCAACACCCCCGCACCCGGGGCTGCCGCTTCCCTATTAGCGAACATTGGTCTAACGTCCCCACAGGACTTCGGCGAGTGCGGACCTTGCCGGGTGGCGCGAACTTGACCTCAACCGATCCTCGTGACGCTCGGTAGCCGGTAGGCCACCTGTCTTGTGTGGATCGGCCGGCTGGACTGCTGGGAGGTGAGCGCCCGAGGACTGGGACCGCCGAAGCAGCCGCTCCCACCGTCAAGTTTGGTTGACGTAGCGTGCTTCGAGGGCATGCTGGACTCTATGGGAGCCCGACTGGAACACGACCGCGCCGACGAACGGGTCCGCATCCGGGTGCAGCTCGGCGCCGAGGATCCGCTCGATCAGCTGCGCGGGCTGCGCGCCGCCGGCCGGCAGCTCGAGGAGTGGCAGCGGCAAGTGATCACCCAGGCTCGCGAGCAGGGCATGGCGTGGTCCAAGATCGCCGAGGCCCTCGGGGTGAGCAAGCAGGCCGCGTGGGCCACCTACAACCAGACGGTGCGCAGCACGCTCGCCGAGGCGCGGGAGCGTAGCGGTCTTTGCGAGGAGGAGGCACAGCGGCTGGCCGATGGGGAGCGCGCCAACCGCCGTCCCGGCGCGGCGTAGCGGCGCGTGCGCGTCGTCGTCGACCCCAACGTGCTCATCTCCGCGGCGGTCGCTACCGGCGTGAGCGCGCAGCTCGTTGACCGCTGGCTGACCGAACGGCCCTTTCGAGATCGTGACGTGTCCGGCGTTGCTGGCCGAGCTGGGTGAGGTGTTGCGCCGCGGGATCCGCGAAGTACGGCCCCCGACTCGGCAAACTCGGCATCTACGCCCGCGCCGGTCGCCGCGCCGCGCTCATCCACCTCGCCGCCGAACTGCCTGCCGGCCGCGCTGCAAGGGACGATCGCTCCCATGGCAGGGCACAAAGGTTACGGGATCTCGCTGGCCATCGACTTCCTTTCTGGGATCCTGCCCGGCAGTGCCTACGGCGCCGGCGTGGGGAGTCCCTTCGACCCCGATGGCAAGAGCGGCTGCGGGCACACGTACGTCGCCGTCTCGATCGATGCCGTGCGCGGCTGGGACGCGTTCGTCGCCGACGCCGAGGCCCTTATCGACGAAGTCAAGTCGACACCGCTCGCTCAGGACTCCGACGAGATGCTGTTCCCCGGTGAGAAGGAAGCGCGAGCGGAGATCGCCGCTCGGCGGGACGGCATCACCCTCCCAGCCCGGACCCGCGCCCAGCTCATCGAACTCGCTCACGAGCTCGGCATCGACTTCGGGGGTGAGCGCTTCGCTTCCCGTCCCGCCCGCTGCAGGGACAGATCGGAGATTTTGATGACCCCACTCGTCGCGCTCGTGCACGCCACCCCAGCCGCGTTCGTGCCGGCACGGGACGCCTTCGCGGCGCACTTTCCCGAGGCCGATCTCTGGAACCTCCTGGATGATCGTCTCATGTCGGCAGCGACCAGTGGGGGTGGCCTCACGCCCACCCTGCGCCGACGTATGTACGCCCTCATCGACCACGCGCACGAGCAGGGCGCGGCGGGGGTATTGCTCACCTGCTCCATGTATGGGCCGGCCGCTCGCGCGGCTTCGCCTCTGTTCGCCCCACCCGTGCGCGGCTCGGACGACGCGCTTCTGGCCGAACTTGCCGACACTGACACCGAGCACCTCCTCGTCGCCGGCAGCGCATCCGCATCGGTGGACGACGCGATTGACCGGTTCCACCGAGACTGGTCAGAGGCGGGAAAGGAATCGGGTCCGAAGGTGGAGAGCGTCGTCGTGGACGGCGCAGCCTCGGCGGTCGCCGCCGACGACGTCGCCGCACTCGCCGAATCGGTCGTTTCGGCGTGTCGCCCGCACGTGCAGACCTCAACATCCGTGTGGTTGGCCCAGTACTCCCTGCGTCCGGGCGGACAGGACTGCGAGGGGACCTGATGTGGTCAGGCTCCTATGAGGTCACTGCCCGCTCGGCCGGTGAGCCATCTCGGTGCTGCCGCCCCGAACGGCCGACAAGTCAACCCCAGGACACCACGGTCGGTCGTTGGAAGGGTCAGACCGCCGGAGCGGCAGCAAGCGGAACATCGCAGTCGTTGGAGCACGCGCTCGCCGACTACTACGACGCGGGCCTGCGCCTGGCCTGGCTGCTGCTCGGCGACCGCGAGCTCGCCGAGGACGCCGTCGGTGAGGCTCTCGCCCGGACGTGGCGCCGTGCCCGCCGCGGGGGTATCGACAATCCGCGTGCCTCCTTGCGGCAGGCGATCGCCAACGAGTCCCGCAGCCGCATCCGACGGCTTGTGCGGGAGCGGCGGGCGCGGGAGCGCCGCGACGGGAATGACCGCGGCGGCCGAGCGGCGGACGAGCAGGTCGCCGACGCCGACGCGCTCGGTCGCGCGTTGCAGCGCCTGCCCGCGCGCCAGCGGACCGCGGTGGTGCTCTTCTACTACGAGGACTTCCCCCAGGAGGAGATCGCCCGCGTCATGGGCTGCGCGGTCGGCACGGTCAACAGCAGCGTCTCCCGCGGGCTCGAACGGCTGCGAACCGAACTCGGAGAGGTGGGTTAGCCATGGGCGAGCAGGAGTCCGAGCGGCTGCGCGCCCTGCTTCGAACCCGGGCGCAGGGCGTGAGCGCCAGCCCCGACGCGGTCGACGACGTGCGTCGTCGCGCGCGGCGCCAGGACGCGGTGCGGCGCGGGGGGACGGCGATCGTGGCGCTCGCCGTTCTCGCGGTCGCGCTGCCCGTCGGCGCGGCGCAGCTCCCGATGGGCGACGAGGGGGCGGTGGTCCTCGACGACGAGCCGAGCGCGGCGGGCCAGGTCGAGGGGCAGGCACCCCCAGACGAGCCCCGCGAGGACGACGGCGACGGCGCAAACGCCGAGGCCGACGAGGACGGCACTGGCGACACCGAGCCCGCCGAGGACGGGGACGGCGCGGGCGCGCACGACGCGCCGGCCTCGGATGCGGGGGACACCGACACGCCGCTCGCGGAGTGGGAGCCGGAGACCTGCACCGACGAGGCGGCCGGCCTCGAGATCCGCTACCCGGGCGACTGGGAGACCGCCGAGCTCGTCGACGGGACCCCGTGTCGCCTCTTCGATCCCGAGCCGATCGATGTCGGCGAGCAGGCCACCGACGACGTCGATGCCGCGGTGGTCGTCGACGTCCTCGCCGACGACCTCGACACGTTCCTCGAGCGACGCGGCACCGAGGGCGCCGAGGTGGAGCACGCCGAGTTCGAGGGCCGGGAGGCGGTCCGCATCGCGGACGAGGTGGCCGACGGCGGCTTGCTCCCGCAGGGCACCGAGACCCTGACGTGGGCGGTCGCGCTCGACGGCGACACCACGGTCGTGCTGTCGGCCTCCGACCACCCCGACCGGGCGACGTTCGAGGCCGCCCGCGAGATCGTCGACGGGATGGCCGCCAGCGTGCGTCCCCAGCGCGACGCCGAGGAGGAGGCCGGGTGCTCGGCAGAGGATGTCGAGCGCGTGGCCCCCGCCGAACGCGACGCGCTGCCGGAGCCGGCGGCGCAGACGCGCACGGCGATCCTCGAGGCGTCCCGCGCCTGCGACGTCGAGCGCCTGGCCGAGCTCGCGAGCGCGGAGCGGTTCGTGGCGACCGAGGGCTTGCACGATCCCGATCCGGCCTCGACCTGGCGGGCGCTGGAGCGCGAGGGCGCGGAGCCGCTCGCGTTGTTGGCCGACCTGCTCGCGGGACCGCCCGCGCAGGTCCGCCAGGACGGCGAGATCCGCTACGAGTGGCCCCTGGCGTTCTCCTACGGGTCGTGGGACGACATCCCCGCCGAGGAGCGTGAGGCCGCGCAGGCCCACTTCGACGACGAGGAGATCGCGCACTTCCGCGAGCGCCGCGGGACCTACCTGGGCACGCGCGTCACGATCACCGCCGAGGGCGAGTGGATCGCCTTCGCCCCAGGAGAAGAAGCGCCGGGCGAGGAAGCCCCGGGAGAGGAGGCCCCGTAGGCGCGGGAGCGGCCAGTCGAGGTCGGCGGCGATCTGGCTGACCTGGCTGCGTGAGAAGCTGGTGATGGCCAGCTGGGCCCCGCGCGTCCTCGACCTCGCGGGTGGACACGCCCTCCACGTACGCCTGCGCGACCACGCCACACAGCGCCCGTTCGGCGCGGGGCGCCTCGAGAAGGTCGCACTCCACTCTTGCTTGCCTAGACCTACCTAACGAGTCGCGGCTCACCCTTGAAAACGCTCGACGCGTCACATGTATCGTCCGAGGCGGCAATCTACCGGGGGGCACACCATGCAAGAGGTGCCTAGGCCGAGAGTCTCAAGGATCCTCACACGCCGTCGGACCCTGCTGATAAGTGCCGCGTCCCTCCTTCTTGTCGCCGGTAACGTTCCAGCGGCGTCCTCCGCGGAGCCAGACGAGGATCATCGTGACAACCACGGTCCTGAGGTCGACGACCTTATGGAGGAGTTCGGTCACTCGCTCGGCGAGGCGCAGCATGTGCTTGAGCGTCAAGCCGTGCGCTACGAGATCGCCGAGGCTCTCGCAGAAGCGCTTGACGACCGTCTCGTGGGCCTGTGGGTGGACCATGGGCAGGAGCGCGACCTCAAGGTCGGGGTAGTCGATGACGGGGCGGAGGTGCAGGCGCAGGTAGAAGCGGTGTTCGAGGGCGACAGTGAGTTCGCGCCCTATCAGGACGACGTCGCATTGGTATCACAAGAGCACGAGTCCGAGACGCTGATGGAGGCCTACGACCTCGCCAGCGAGCGGCTCCCCCAGATCGAGGAGGAGCTCAGAACACAGGCAACGCTCGCATACCGGCCATCGGACAACATCATCCGGCTCGGTGTCGATTCGCCTGATGCACGAGCGCAGCGCGTGGTCGAGGATGTCCTCGGCTCCTGGAGCCGCCATTTCGTGCTCGAGGAGCGCGAGCCGGAGGCTGAGTCGTGCAGTCGGGAGGATTGCACAGGGCATGATCTGCGGGGTGGGCTGGCATCGGAACCAGGATGCACACTGGGCTTCAGTGCATCGAACGGTTCCAACAGGCGCTACATGATGTCCGCTGGGCATTGTTTCGACCAGGGTGATTGGGTGGGTCACAGCGGCACGACCGTAGGTGGAGTCCCGAATGCTGGCAACGCCTCGGTTAACGGTCCCCGGGTCGACGCGGCCAGGATCGACATCGGTGCCGCTTGGGGTCAGACCAACACACCGCACATCTACGACAGTCCGACCACCCGCTACATTAGCGTCGACAGAGT
This genomic interval carries:
- a CDS encoding LysM peptidoglycan-binding domain-containing protein, whose amino-acid sequence is MSRSSFRVDQPQPNDLVDSPLLVAGMGGGFEATIDIRVLDGDGKVLVETFTTASNLISAWQETVNLPDDLPAPRGVVEVAPSTGKDEPESRISVPVFFGPAIISDYRSYMLYVVQPGDTLSGIAASEQLYAGSGGEPIFEANRDILADPDLIHPGQVLRIPANF
- a CDS encoding Ldh family oxidoreductase, producing MQGTIAPMAGHKGYGISLAIDFLSGILPGSAYGAGVGSPFDPDGKSGCGHTYVAVSIDAVRGWDAFVADAEALIDEVKSTPLAQDSDEMLFPGEKEARAEIAARRDGITLPARTRAQLIELAHELGIDFGGERFASRPARCRDRSEILMTPLVALVHATPAAFVPARDAFAAHFPEADLWNLLDDRLMSAATSGGGLTPTLRRRMYALIDHAHEQGAAGVLLTCSMYGPAARAASPLFAPPVRGSDDALLAELADTDTEHLLVAGSASASVDDAIDRFHRDWSEAGKESGPKVESVVVDGAASAVAADDVAALAESVVSACRPHVQTSTSVWLAQYSLRPGGQDCEGT
- a CDS encoding sigma-70 family RNA polymerase sigma factor, yielding MEHALADYYDAGLRLAWLLLGDRELAEDAVGEALARTWRRARRGGIDNPRASLRQAIANESRSRIRRLVRERRARERRDGNDRGGRAADEQVADADALGRALQRLPARQRTAVVLFYYEDFPQEEIARVMGCAVGTVNSSVSRGLERLRTELGEVG